The following are encoded together in the Actinoplanes sp. N902-109 genome:
- the nagA gene encoding N-acetylglucosamine-6-phosphate deacetylase — MTEKIHGRVVRPGAVVPGFVEVDGPTIRSVEEAPAGDDIIVPGFVDLHCHGGGGHTFTRGDAGDAAQAASFHLAHGTTTMLASLVSSPYDLMRDATAAYLPLIEQGAIAGIHFEGPYLSSARCGAQNPEFLRDPSIDELTALLELAGGGIRLVTVAPELPGALDAIRFLAGHGVTAAIGHTDATYEQVLAGVAAGATVGTHVFNGMPPMHHREPGPVVALLDSPTIICELVADGIHLHDGTLRFAAHATGPDRAVLITDAMDAAGMPDGEYELGGQAVVVADRVARLARNGSIAGSTLTMDAAFRQAVGAGLALPAAAAMASTTPARVLGLTDEVGALAAGLRADLVVLSPDLRVKRVMRAGAWI, encoded by the coding sequence GTGACCGAGAAGATCCACGGCCGGGTCGTCCGCCCGGGTGCGGTGGTGCCCGGGTTCGTCGAGGTGGACGGCCCGACGATCCGGTCCGTCGAGGAGGCCCCGGCCGGCGACGACATCATCGTGCCGGGCTTCGTGGATCTGCACTGCCACGGCGGCGGCGGGCACACCTTCACCCGGGGCGACGCCGGGGACGCCGCGCAGGCCGCCAGCTTCCATCTTGCCCACGGCACCACCACGATGCTGGCCAGCCTGGTCAGTTCCCCGTACGACCTGATGCGCGACGCCACCGCGGCCTACCTCCCGCTGATCGAGCAGGGGGCCATCGCGGGCATCCACTTCGAGGGCCCGTACCTGAGCAGCGCCCGGTGCGGCGCGCAGAACCCGGAGTTCCTGCGCGACCCGTCGATCGACGAGCTGACCGCGCTGCTCGAGCTTGCCGGGGGCGGGATCCGGCTGGTCACGGTCGCGCCCGAGCTGCCCGGGGCACTCGACGCGATCCGCTTCCTGGCCGGCCACGGGGTCACGGCGGCGATCGGGCACACCGATGCCACGTACGAGCAGGTCCTCGCCGGGGTGGCGGCCGGCGCAACGGTCGGCACCCACGTCTTCAACGGCATGCCGCCGATGCACCACCGCGAGCCCGGACCGGTGGTGGCGCTGCTCGACTCCCCGACGATCATCTGCGAGCTGGTCGCGGACGGCATCCACCTGCACGACGGCACACTGCGGTTCGCCGCGCACGCCACCGGCCCCGACCGGGCCGTGCTGATCACCGACGCGATGGACGCCGCCGGCATGCCCGACGGCGAGTACGAGCTGGGCGGTCAGGCCGTGGTGGTGGCCGACCGGGTGGCCCGGCTGGCCCGCAACGGCTCGATCGCGGGCAGCACGCTCACCATGGATGCCGCGTTCCGGCAGGCCGTGGGCGCCGGGCTGGCCCTGCCGGCGGCCGCGGCGATGGCCTCGACCACCCCGGCCCGGGTCCTCGGGCTGACCGACGAGGTGGGCGCGCTGGCGGCCGGGCTGCGTGCCGACCTGGTCGTGCTCTCACCGGACCTGCGGGTCAAACGGGTGATGCGAGCAGGCGCCTGGATCTGA
- a CDS encoding phosphatase PAP2 family protein, with the protein MQRVRGWWPEVVLLLAFAALTLALANGHLLTLDVRVADWVTGHRPAPLYWTLRVLNYLGQGGQVLMPVALVLTALLLWRRRSWRVVLPFVAGFVLTYVTIGPLKIWLDRAAPAFTGPDREILFNPAASGQYAMSYPSGHVANALAWYFVIALLLRELTGRDWSAIRVAPPVIVFITTTYLAFHWITDSVAGLLLGLVLARVLARVPWESVLRSRRLLASPV; encoded by the coding sequence ATGCAACGGGTACGGGGATGGTGGCCGGAGGTCGTCCTCCTGCTGGCATTCGCCGCGCTGACCCTGGCGCTGGCCAACGGACACCTGCTCACGCTCGATGTCCGGGTGGCCGACTGGGTCACCGGGCACCGGCCCGCACCGCTCTACTGGACCCTGCGGGTGCTCAACTACCTGGGCCAGGGCGGCCAGGTGCTGATGCCGGTGGCCCTGGTGCTCACCGCGCTGCTGCTCTGGCGCCGCCGGTCGTGGCGGGTGGTGCTGCCGTTCGTGGCCGGGTTCGTGCTGACCTACGTGACGATCGGCCCGCTCAAGATCTGGCTGGACCGGGCCGCCCCCGCGTTCACCGGCCCCGACCGTGAGATCCTGTTCAATCCCGCGGCCTCGGGCCAGTATGCGATGAGCTACCCGTCAGGCCATGTCGCCAACGCGCTGGCCTGGTATTTCGTCATCGCCCTGCTGCTGCGCGAGCTGACCGGCCGGGACTGGTCGGCGATCCGGGTGGCGCCGCCGGTGATCGTGTTCATCACCACCACCTACCTCGCCTTCCACTGGATCACCGACTCGGTGGCGGGACTGCTGCTCGGACTGGTCCTCGCGCGGGTGCTCGCCCGCGTACCGTGGGAATCGGTCCTCAGATCCAGGCGCCTGCTCGCATCACCCGTTTGA
- a CDS encoding serine protease has translation MRRSVSILAGAIAALALAGTAGGVAWHHQDHTGRVVGSWHGPSVPQTASINESAQVPAGEDGIQRVGEVLALDRVLGYGKPERFAYPRASYVKVHFSRMVLRPGDYLTVSDAAGHESYRYDAPKLVSASKPSARWAMSVTGDTAVVEVHRGGGAVAAAVGDRVGVRVDKVAKGFSRSEQAQAPADQLLRPGLTGREESVCGGDQSSDAVCYKSADPVAYTRSQAIARLLINGTELCTGWRIGAKNRMLTNNHCFASSADAYETEVWFNYQCARCGGHAVFMPTKVWGDKVLTTSRVYDYTLFTIENFASVQKYGYLTLDTARPVRNQELYVPQHPAGEPTRIAGRLGDKAGTCAVSDNAFDGYARNSDISYYCDTAGGSSGSPVLSRRTNKVVALHHFGGCPNSGVRGDLIYAKLKSYL, from the coding sequence GTGCGCCGCTCGGTGAGCATTCTGGCCGGGGCCATCGCCGCCCTGGCGTTGGCCGGTACGGCCGGTGGGGTGGCCTGGCACCACCAGGACCACACCGGCCGGGTCGTCGGCTCCTGGCACGGGCCGAGCGTGCCGCAGACCGCCTCGATCAACGAGTCCGCGCAGGTCCCGGCGGGCGAGGACGGCATCCAGCGGGTCGGCGAGGTGCTGGCCCTGGACAGGGTGCTCGGCTACGGCAAGCCGGAACGCTTCGCCTATCCCCGGGCCTCGTACGTGAAGGTGCACTTCAGCCGCATGGTGCTGCGACCCGGTGACTATCTGACCGTCTCCGACGCGGCCGGCCACGAGTCCTACCGGTACGACGCACCCAAGCTGGTCAGCGCGAGCAAGCCGAGCGCCCGGTGGGCGATGTCGGTGACGGGTGACACGGCGGTGGTCGAAGTGCACCGAGGTGGCGGCGCTGTGGCTGCTGCGGTTGGCGATCGGGTCGGCGTACGGGTGGACAAGGTTGCCAAGGGTTTCTCCCGATCCGAACAGGCGCAGGCGCCCGCGGACCAGTTGCTGCGCCCGGGGCTGACCGGACGTGAGGAGTCGGTCTGCGGCGGCGACCAGAGCAGCGACGCAGTCTGCTACAAGTCGGCCGACCCGGTCGCCTACACCCGCTCCCAAGCGATCGCGCGCCTGCTGATCAACGGCACCGAGCTGTGCACGGGCTGGCGGATCGGCGCCAAGAACCGGATGCTGACCAACAACCACTGCTTCGCCAGCTCGGCCGACGCCTACGAGACCGAGGTGTGGTTCAACTACCAGTGCGCGCGGTGCGGTGGTCACGCCGTCTTCATGCCGACCAAGGTCTGGGGCGACAAGGTCCTCACCACCAGTCGTGTGTACGACTACACCCTGTTTACGATCGAGAACTTCGCCTCGGTGCAGAAGTACGGCTACCTGACCCTGGACACCGCCCGCCCGGTCCGCAACCAGGAGCTGTACGTCCCGCAGCACCCCGCGGGCGAGCCCACCCGGATCGCGGGCCGGCTCGGCGACAAGGCCGGCACCTGCGCGGTCTCGGACAATGCGTTCGACGGGTACGCGAGGAACTCCGACATCTCCTACTACTGTGACACCGCGGGTGGTTCGAGCGGCAGCCCGGTGCTGTCCCGCAGGACCAACAAGGTGGTGGCGCTGCACCACTTCGGCGGCTGCCCCAATTCCGGCGTCCGGGGTGACTTGATCTACGCCAAGCTCAAGAGCTACCTCTGA
- a CDS encoding DUF4032 domain-containing protein, with the protein MRITSALIDPALLDLPWDVPLEEWPADRLVALPQGISRHIVRFVKLNDTVYALKETRERIAEKEYDLLRALERIDFPAVEAVAIVTDRTDTTGEPLETVLITRHLQFSLPYRALFSHVLRPETMNRLLDALAALVVRMHLTGFSWGDCSLSNTLFRRDAGAFAAYLVDAETGNLYPKLSEGQRSEDVEILRMNIFGECLDLQAAELLHESIDPEAVVDDIVARYERLWHEVTYEQEVPRDPRDARHDIEGRIRRLNELGFDVAEVAMSTVDSGYRVRPKVVDAGYHTRRLMRLTGLDAEENQARQLLNDLDTYRAESDLTDEQQAAHRWLTEVFEPVVRAVPAGFRRKLEPQEIFSQIIQHKWLLSERAGRDVGMGPAVQSYLTDVLAHKPDEQAVLGIEVGAAQAQ; encoded by the coding sequence GTGCGCATCACTTCCGCCCTCATCGACCCGGCGCTGCTGGACCTGCCGTGGGACGTGCCGCTGGAGGAATGGCCCGCCGATCGCCTCGTCGCGCTGCCCCAGGGCATCTCGCGGCACATCGTCCGGTTCGTCAAGCTCAACGACACCGTGTACGCGCTCAAGGAAACCCGTGAGCGCATCGCCGAGAAGGAGTACGACCTGCTGCGCGCGCTGGAGCGCATCGACTTCCCGGCAGTGGAGGCCGTGGCGATCGTCACCGACCGCACCGATACCACCGGCGAACCGCTGGAGACCGTGCTGATCACCCGGCACCTGCAGTTCTCGCTGCCCTACCGCGCGTTGTTCTCCCACGTGCTGCGGCCCGAAACGATGAACCGGCTGCTCGACGCGCTGGCCGCGCTGGTCGTGCGGATGCACCTCACCGGCTTCTCGTGGGGCGACTGCTCACTGTCCAACACGCTGTTCCGCCGTGACGCGGGTGCTTTCGCCGCCTATCTGGTCGACGCCGAGACCGGCAACCTGTACCCCAAGCTGTCCGAGGGTCAGCGCAGCGAGGACGTCGAGATCCTGCGCATGAACATCTTCGGCGAATGTCTCGACCTGCAGGCCGCCGAACTGCTGCACGAGTCGATCGACCCGGAGGCCGTGGTCGACGACATCGTGGCGCGCTACGAACGGTTGTGGCACGAGGTCACGTACGAGCAGGAGGTGCCGCGTGACCCGCGGGACGCCCGGCACGACATCGAGGGTCGCATCCGCCGGCTCAACGAGCTGGGCTTCGACGTGGCCGAGGTGGCCATGTCCACCGTGGACAGCGGCTACCGGGTGCGGCCCAAGGTGGTCGACGCCGGCTATCACACCCGCCGGCTGATGCGGCTTACCGGCCTGGACGCCGAGGAGAACCAGGCCCGGCAGCTGCTCAACGACCTGGACACCTATCGCGCCGAGAGCGACCTGACCGACGAGCAGCAGGCCGCGCACCGCTGGCTCACCGAGGTGTTCGAGCCGGTGGTCCGTGCGGTGCCGGCCGGCTTCCGGCGCAAGCTGGAGCCGCAGGAGATCTTCTCGCAGATCATCCAGCACAAGTGGCTGCTGTCCGAGCGGGCCGGCCGGGACGTGGGCATGGGCCCGGCGGTGCAGTCGTACCTGACCGACGTGCTCGCCCACAAACCCGACGAACAGGCCGTCCTGGGCATCGAGGTGGGCGCAGCTCAGGCGCAGTAA
- a CDS encoding BTAD domain-containing putative transcriptional regulator → MHFGILGPLVVTHDHDEIPISAGRDRIVLAMLLLQPGRTVGVDELIDALWEDGPPTTARGQLQTCVSRLRRTLPPDLIRTDPAGYSIVVRPDELDAAEFAQLIARASGTGQDEGGKLLHEALSLWRGPALAGIESRPVRRLAAVLDEQRAGVAEAWIAHELANGHEQQIVADLVGLVEAYPLRERLRLQLMLTLHRLGRQADALAEFRRTRVLLRDELGIEPGPELQDLHHRILSGTLIRDRADRPAAPVRSLPRMVSDFTGRDDAVARLVEASSRMPVLTIDGMAGSGKTTLALRVAEVLGSDYPDVQLFLDLHGHSEQEPLEPAAALLTLLRRLGVEAQRIPAGLQERADLWRAELGNRRALIILDNAASSEQVALLLPDSPVNRCLVTSRRRLAGLDGSHPESLPVLDENEAVLLLRRTAGPRVDAEPEASRQLIHLCGRLPLAIRLAGARLAHRPRWAVSDLVRRLDQAVLPELVAENRTVASAFALSWAQLPALAQRVFRLLGLHPAARFRATAVAALADLPLGEAQDILDDLVDVHLLEEPEPESYRLHDLVRRYAATLAEGLPPAERRAALAHLVDLHLYAAAQGNAARDVGGVQQDYPTAPPARADLVAVAVADPAWLEEQRPVLGALIRIAAELDDPRRAWMLARVNWYYLFHNNYLDDTIAVLAAGLNAARRANDAQGIALTSNYLASGLYRVGRNAEALQLTTVMLDYSLQTGDPVIIARARMNHGGVLHRLGRVTEALENVKQAYRGWQATGNSRAAANARVSIAAFLTEMGRHREALWHARLCLQAAVELGYDFLIGIVLIAVAEPRLELGDVDAAERLLRAAIPQLRRHNQSFAEVEALTLMGRLDMRKGRYEQAQRWYQSALDLARRHGQRPWVVIGSNGLGDVLRALGEPEAAAESYRAALTEARQQGFAPEEARALHGIAACVAGHDPDTARRYLHRARAILQRTGGAELTGVEHRLAALDG, encoded by the coding sequence ATGCACTTCGGCATCCTCGGCCCCCTCGTGGTGACCCACGACCACGACGAGATACCGATCAGTGCGGGCCGCGACCGGATCGTGCTGGCGATGCTGCTGCTGCAGCCCGGTCGCACGGTCGGCGTCGACGAGCTGATCGACGCCCTGTGGGAGGACGGTCCGCCCACCACGGCCCGCGGCCAGTTGCAGACCTGCGTCTCCCGGCTGCGCCGCACCCTGCCGCCGGACCTGATCCGCACCGACCCGGCCGGGTACAGCATCGTGGTCCGGCCCGACGAACTGGACGCGGCGGAGTTCGCCCAGCTCATCGCCCGAGCCTCGGGCACCGGGCAGGATGAGGGCGGCAAGCTGCTGCACGAGGCGCTGTCGCTGTGGCGCGGCCCGGCGCTGGCCGGCATCGAGTCCCGGCCGGTCCGGCGGCTCGCCGCGGTCCTCGACGAGCAGCGCGCCGGCGTGGCCGAGGCCTGGATCGCCCACGAGCTGGCGAACGGGCACGAACAGCAGATCGTGGCCGACCTGGTCGGGCTGGTGGAGGCCTATCCGCTGCGCGAACGGCTCCGGCTGCAGCTGATGCTCACCCTGCACCGGCTCGGCCGGCAGGCCGATGCGCTGGCGGAGTTCCGCCGCACCCGGGTGCTGCTGCGCGACGAACTCGGCATCGAACCCGGCCCGGAGCTGCAGGATCTGCACCACCGCATCCTCTCCGGCACGCTGATCCGTGACCGGGCCGACCGACCGGCCGCACCGGTGCGCAGCCTGCCGCGGATGGTCAGCGACTTCACCGGGCGCGACGACGCGGTGGCGCGGCTGGTCGAGGCCAGCTCCCGGATGCCCGTGCTGACCATCGACGGCATGGCCGGCAGCGGCAAGACCACGCTGGCCCTGCGCGTCGCGGAGGTGCTCGGCAGCGACTACCCCGACGTCCAGCTCTTCCTCGACCTGCACGGGCACAGCGAGCAGGAACCGCTGGAACCGGCCGCCGCGCTGCTGACGCTGCTGCGCCGGCTCGGGGTCGAGGCTCAGCGCATCCCGGCCGGCCTGCAGGAACGCGCCGATCTCTGGCGCGCGGAACTGGGCAACCGGCGCGCGTTGATCATCCTCGACAACGCCGCGTCCAGCGAGCAGGTCGCACTGCTGCTCCCGGACTCGCCGGTCAACCGGTGCCTGGTCACCAGCCGCCGGCGGCTGGCGGGCCTGGACGGCAGCCATCCCGAGTCGTTGCCGGTGCTCGACGAGAACGAGGCGGTGCTGCTGCTGCGCCGCACGGCCGGCCCCCGGGTGGACGCCGAACCCGAGGCTTCGCGGCAGCTGATCCACCTGTGCGGACGGCTCCCGCTGGCCATCCGGCTGGCCGGTGCCCGGCTGGCGCATCGGCCCCGGTGGGCGGTGAGCGACCTGGTCCGGCGGCTGGACCAGGCCGTGCTGCCCGAGCTCGTGGCCGAGAACCGCACGGTGGCGAGCGCGTTCGCGCTGTCCTGGGCCCAGCTGCCCGCGCTGGCCCAGCGGGTGTTCCGGCTGCTGGGCTTGCACCCGGCCGCCCGGTTCCGGGCCACCGCGGTCGCCGCGCTGGCCGACCTGCCGCTGGGCGAGGCCCAGGACATCCTCGACGACCTGGTCGACGTCCACCTGCTCGAAGAGCCCGAGCCCGAGTCGTACCGGCTGCACGACCTGGTCCGCCGGTATGCCGCGACCCTCGCGGAGGGGCTGCCCCCCGCCGAGCGCCGGGCGGCCCTCGCGCACCTCGTCGACCTGCATCTGTACGCCGCCGCGCAGGGAAACGCCGCCCGTGACGTCGGCGGGGTGCAGCAGGACTATCCGACCGCACCGCCGGCCCGGGCCGACCTGGTCGCCGTGGCGGTCGCCGACCCCGCCTGGCTGGAGGAGCAGCGGCCGGTGCTCGGCGCACTCATCCGGATCGCCGCCGAGCTCGACGACCCGCGCCGCGCCTGGATGCTCGCCCGGGTCAACTGGTACTACCTGTTCCACAACAACTATCTGGACGACACGATCGCGGTGCTGGCGGCCGGGCTGAACGCGGCCCGGCGGGCGAACGATGCTCAAGGCATCGCCCTGACCAGCAACTACCTCGCCTCGGGTCTGTACCGCGTCGGCCGGAACGCGGAAGCGCTGCAGCTCACGACGGTGATGCTCGACTACAGCCTGCAGACCGGCGACCCGGTCATCATCGCCCGGGCGCGGATGAATCACGGCGGCGTGCTGCACCGGCTGGGCCGGGTCACCGAGGCGTTGGAAAACGTCAAGCAGGCGTATCGCGGCTGGCAGGCGACCGGCAACAGCAGAGCGGCAGCGAACGCGCGGGTGTCGATCGCCGCCTTCCTGACCGAGATGGGCCGCCATCGTGAGGCGTTGTGGCACGCCCGGCTGTGCCTGCAGGCAGCCGTCGAGCTCGGCTACGACTTCCTCATCGGCATCGTGCTGATCGCCGTCGCCGAGCCCCGGCTGGAGCTGGGCGACGTCGACGCCGCCGAACGGCTGCTGCGGGCGGCCATCCCCCAGCTGCGCCGGCACAACCAGTCCTTCGCCGAGGTGGAGGCGCTCACCCTGATGGGGCGGCTCGACATGCGCAAGGGCCGCTACGAGCAGGCGCAGCGGTGGTACCAGTCCGCGCTGGACCTGGCCCGGCGCCACGGGCAGCGGCCCTGGGTCGTGATCGGTTCCAACGGTCTCGGCGACGTACTGCGCGCGCTGGGCGAGCCGGAAGCCGCGGCCGAGTCCTACCGGGCGGCCCTGACCGAGGCGCGCCAGCAGGGCTTCGCCCCGGAGGAGGCGCGCGCGTTGCACGGCATCGCGGCCTGCGTGGCCGGCCACGACCCGGACACCGCCCGCCGCTATCTGCACCGGGCGCGGGCGATCCTGCAACGCACCGGCGGTGCCGAACTGACCGGCGTGGAACACCGGCTGGCCGCCCTCGACGGCTGA
- a CDS encoding aspartate ammonia-lyase, with product MTTTDESGFRIERDTMGEVRVPADALWRAQTQRAVENFPISGRGLESSHIRALAQIKGAAAQVNASLGVLDDDLAKAIATAAAQVAEGGYDDQFPIDVFQTGSGTSSNMNTNEVIATLAARELGRPVHPNDHVNASQSSNDVFPSSIHLAATEAVTTDLIPALEHLGRALSDKAGAWSEVVKSGRTHLMDATPVTLGQEFSGYAAQVRYGIERLGAVLPRLGELPLGGTAVGTGVNTPPGFAPAVIERLRELTGLPLSEARNHFEAQGARDALVEASGQLRVIAVGLYKIVNDIRWMGSGPRAGLRELRLPDLQPGSSIMPGKVNPVVPESVRQVAAQVIGNDAAVAFAGTQGDFELNVMLPVMARNLLESIKLLAAAARMLADRCIAGLEANEDVTRGYAEGSPSIVTPLNRHLGYDEAAAIAKQALKEDKTIRAVVIERGHVANGTLTEDELDAALDVLRMTRP from the coding sequence GTGACCACGACTGACGAGAGCGGATTCCGGATCGAGCGCGACACGATGGGTGAGGTCCGGGTGCCGGCCGATGCCCTGTGGCGCGCGCAGACGCAGCGTGCGGTGGAGAATTTCCCCATCTCCGGGCGGGGGCTGGAGTCCTCGCACATCCGGGCGCTGGCGCAGATCAAGGGTGCGGCAGCGCAGGTGAACGCGAGCCTGGGCGTGCTCGACGACGACCTGGCCAAGGCGATCGCCACCGCGGCGGCGCAGGTGGCCGAGGGCGGCTACGACGACCAGTTCCCGATCGACGTCTTCCAGACCGGCTCGGGCACCTCGTCCAACATGAACACCAACGAGGTGATCGCCACCCTCGCGGCGCGTGAGCTGGGCCGGCCGGTGCACCCCAACGACCACGTCAACGCGTCGCAGTCCAGCAACGACGTGTTCCCCTCGTCGATCCACCTGGCCGCGACCGAGGCCGTCACGACCGACCTGATCCCGGCCCTGGAGCATCTCGGGCGGGCGCTGAGCGACAAGGCCGGCGCCTGGTCCGAGGTGGTCAAATCCGGTCGCACGCACCTCATGGACGCGACTCCGGTCACCCTGGGTCAGGAATTCTCCGGGTACGCCGCCCAGGTGCGCTACGGCATCGAACGGCTGGGCGCCGTCCTGCCCCGGCTCGGCGAGCTGCCGCTGGGCGGCACCGCGGTCGGCACCGGCGTCAACACCCCGCCCGGGTTCGCCCCGGCGGTGATCGAGCGGCTGCGCGAGCTGACCGGGCTGCCGCTGTCCGAGGCCCGTAACCACTTCGAGGCCCAGGGCGCCCGGGACGCACTGGTGGAGGCGTCCGGTCAGCTGCGGGTGATCGCGGTCGGCCTCTACAAGATCGTCAACGACATCCGGTGGATGGGCTCCGGCCCCCGCGCCGGCCTGCGCGAGCTGCGCCTGCCCGACCTGCAGCCGGGCTCGTCGATCATGCCGGGCAAGGTCAACCCGGTCGTCCCCGAGTCGGTGCGCCAGGTCGCCGCGCAGGTCATCGGCAACGACGCGGCCGTCGCGTTCGCCGGCACCCAGGGCGACTTCGAGCTCAACGTGATGCTCCCGGTGATGGCCCGCAACCTGCTCGAGTCGATCAAGCTGCTGGCCGCGGCGGCCCGGATGCTCGCCGACCGGTGCATCGCCGGGCTGGAGGCCAACGAGGACGTCACCCGGGGTTACGCCGAGGGGTCACCGTCCATCGTCACCCCGCTCAACCGCCACCTGGGCTACGACGAGGCGGCCGCGATCGCCAAGCAGGCGCTCAAGGAAGACAAGACGATCCGGGCGGTAGTCATCGAACGCGGACATGTCGCCAACGGCACTTTGACCGAGGATGAGCTGGATGCGGCGCTTGACGTCCTCCGGATGACCCGGCCCTGA
- a CDS encoding S8 family serine peptidase — translation MRRRLTAGAVATATGLALLAGLPSTSASAAPTTETTEYTVVANDGVSTTDAIAAITAAGGTVVSSNAAVGTFRVSSTAADFKAKAAKSGALIGASARKPIGYAPKESPLEKPVTEGRGGKPSGGTKADPLDDKLWGLQMVKADKARKIEKGDRGVTVGVLDTGLDASNPDLAANFSAKLSRNFAPDIADIDGACEVAGCVDPVGTDDGGHGTHVAGTIAAAANGTGVSGVAPNVTLVELKGGQDSGYFFLDPVVNALTYAGDTGIDVVNMSFYIDPWLYNCKANPADAPEAQAEQRAIIAGVNRALNYAHARGVTLVAAAGNQADNLNDPQEDSTSPDYGTDPYERPIDNKTCVSLPTEGPHVIAVSSVGPSKAKAVYSNYGTEQITVAAPGGFTRDFYGTPQYNQTANNILSSYPLKVLQESGRVDADGNPTTSTVFKDCTAAGKCGYYTYLAGTSMASPHAAGVAALIVSKYGHRDRRHGGLTMSPDLVAARLVTSAQETACPTPRLRSYAQEGYGPEYDAYCSGSKSFNGFYGYGIVDAYKAVGGR, via the coding sequence ATGAGAAGACGCCTGACGGCCGGGGCCGTCGCCACCGCGACGGGTCTTGCCCTGCTCGCCGGTCTGCCGAGCACCTCGGCGAGTGCCGCGCCCACCACCGAGACCACCGAGTACACCGTCGTGGCCAACGACGGCGTCTCCACCACCGACGCCATCGCCGCGATCACAGCCGCCGGCGGCACGGTGGTCAGCAGCAACGCGGCCGTCGGCACCTTCCGGGTGTCGTCGACCGCCGCCGACTTCAAGGCCAAGGCCGCCAAGTCGGGTGCGCTCATCGGTGCGTCCGCCCGCAAGCCCATCGGGTACGCCCCCAAGGAGTCCCCGCTGGAGAAGCCGGTGACCGAGGGCCGGGGTGGCAAGCCGTCGGGCGGCACCAAGGCCGACCCCCTCGACGACAAGCTGTGGGGCCTGCAGATGGTCAAGGCCGACAAGGCGCGCAAGATCGAGAAGGGCGACCGCGGCGTCACCGTCGGCGTGCTCGACACCGGCCTCGATGCGTCCAACCCGGACCTCGCCGCCAACTTCAGCGCCAAGCTGTCGCGCAACTTCGCCCCGGACATCGCCGACATCGACGGTGCCTGCGAGGTCGCCGGCTGCGTCGACCCGGTCGGCACGGACGACGGCGGGCACGGCACCCACGTGGCCGGCACGATCGCCGCGGCGGCCAACGGCACCGGTGTCTCCGGGGTGGCGCCCAACGTGACGCTGGTCGAGCTCAAGGGCGGCCAGGACTCGGGCTACTTCTTCCTCGACCCGGTCGTCAACGCGCTCACCTACGCGGGCGACACCGGCATCGACGTGGTCAACATGTCGTTCTACATCGACCCGTGGCTGTACAACTGCAAGGCCAACCCGGCCGATGCCCCCGAGGCGCAGGCCGAGCAGCGGGCCATCATCGCGGGCGTCAACCGGGCGCTGAACTACGCGCACGCGCGGGGCGTCACGCTGGTGGCCGCCGCCGGCAACCAGGCCGACAACCTGAACGACCCGCAGGAGGACTCGACCAGCCCCGACTACGGCACCGACCCGTACGAGCGGCCGATCGACAACAAGACCTGTGTCTCGTTGCCGACCGAGGGCCCGCACGTGATCGCGGTGTCCTCGGTGGGCCCGTCGAAGGCCAAGGCGGTCTACTCCAACTACGGCACCGAGCAGATCACCGTCGCGGCGCCGGGTGGGTTCACCCGCGACTTCTACGGCACGCCGCAGTACAACCAGACGGCGAACAACATCCTGTCCTCGTACCCGCTGAAGGTCCTGCAGGAGAGCGGCCGGGTGGACGCGGACGGCAACCCGACCACCAGCACGGTGTTCAAGGACTGCACCGCCGCGGGCAAGTGCGGCTACTACACCTACCTCGCCGGCACGTCGATGGCCTCGCCGCACGCGGCCGGTGTCGCGGCGCTGATCGTCAGCAAGTACGGCCACCGCGACCGCCGGCACGGCGGCCTGACGATGAGCCCGGACCTGGTGGCGGCGCGACTGGTGACCTCCGCCCAGGAAACGGCCTGCCCGACGCCGCGGCTGCGCAGCTACGCCCAGGAGGGTTACGGCCCCGAGTACGACGCGTACTGCTCCGGCTCGAAGTCGTTCAACGGCTTCTACGGTTACGGCATCGTCGACGCCTACAAGGCGGTCGGCGGCCGGTAA